In Xyrauchen texanus isolate HMW12.3.18 chromosome 35, RBS_HiC_50CHRs, whole genome shotgun sequence, one DNA window encodes the following:
- the LOC127628747 gene encoding protein FAM110A-like, with protein MPMETLRPTHGGPFTSAMPFRILNKGPDYFRRAPETGTRKLSAVERLEADKAKYVKSHQVALTKQEPVKPPIIRKPLLSPSMMIQCRMNTPPARKITRRLPDAENGGPAHGICRGPQLNLDILNNLINVCDGPLTSSPTPSTPSPSASSPSSGGQSVGSGQSAEPQNCINFNSSCNSSPLNNQSSTAEPSRRPPLVPARTPQLMSQGSYGTPNSVTVRRVDVRPQAEIRKPQRLLLQPKPRQTQTAQPQIAQPQAPPPPTTSAQHQPTSAHPPSPCLPPSPLLLCSGVLPPASPAFTRLSSDSSRGSRPGSNRKHPTLHRSKSDLSDRYSRATADLERFFNYCGLDPEEVEGMGGVERFARANSDIISVSKLRSVSTPSSECGGHGDGWRGEEQQEDEEDDGPIKPGERVPYGISVIERNARVIKWLYGIRQARDTSQNISNV; from the coding sequence ATGCCCATGGAAACCCTTCGTCCCACACATGGGGGTCCTTTCACCTCTGCCATGCCGTTCCGTATCCTCAACAAGGGCCCGGACTACTTTCGCAGAGCACCTGAGACAGGAACACGAAAGTTGAGTGCAGTAGAGCGTCTGGAAGCAGATAAGGCCAAGTACGTGAAGAGCCACCAAGTAGCACTCACTAAACAAGAGCCCGTCAAACCCCCAATCATCCGCAAACCACTATTATCACCAAGCATGATGATTCAATGCAGGATGAATACTCCACCAGCGAGGAAGATTACTCGTAGGCTACCTGATGCAGAGAACGGAGGACCAGCACATGGAATATGCAGGGGACCTCAACTCAACCTGGACATCCTCAATAATCTAATTAATGTCTGTGATGGGCCACTTACATCTTCCCCTACCCCTTCAACACCTTCTCCCTCAGCCTCTTCACCTTCCTCTGGAGGTCAGAGTGTTGGAAGTGGACAATCTGCTGAGCCCCAGAACTGCATCAACTTTAACTCCTCTTGCAACTCTTCGCCTCTTAACAATCAATCCTCAACTGCAGAACCTAGCCGAAGGCCACCACTGGTTCCAGCCAGGACTCCCCAATTGATGTCACAAGGTAGTTATGGGACCCCCAACTCTGTAACTGTACGACGGGTGGATGTGCGACCGCAGGCGGAGATCAGGAAGCCTCAGAGGTTGCTTCTACAACCCAAACCCAGACAGACCCAAACAGCTCAACCACAGATAGCCCAGCCACAGGCACCCCCACCACCCACAACTTCAGCTCAGCACCAGCCTACGTCTGCTCATCCCCCATCCCCCTGCCTGCCCCCCAGCCCCCTGCTTCTGTGCTCTGGTGTTTTACCCCCAGCCTCCCCTGCTTTTACCCGCCTCTCCTCAGATAGCTCACGAGGGTCACGTCCTGGCTCAAACCGGAAACACCCCACCCTCCACCGCTCAAAGTCTGACTTGAGTGACAGGTATTCTCGGGCCACAGCCGACCTGGAGCGTTTCTTCAACTACTGTGGGCTGGACCCTGAGGAAGTGGAAGGTATGGGTGGCGTGGAACGTTTTGCTCGAGccaattctgacattatttcgGTCTCCAAGCTCCGAAGTGTTAGTACGCCAAGTTCAGAGTGTGGAGGTCATGGTGATGGATGGAGAGGAGAGGAACAGCAGGAGGATGAAGAAGATGATGGGCCCATCAAGCCCGGTGAGCGCGTTCCTTATGGCATCTCAGTCATCGAAAGGAATGCACGTGTCATTAAGTGGCTCTACGGAATCCGACAAGCACGGGACACCTCACAAAACATCTCCAATGTCTAG